In Terriglobia bacterium, the genomic stretch CGACGAACTGTTTGAGCCCAACGTCACTTCCATCAGGGGCAGCACGGCGGCGTGACTCATCGCACGGTGAGCTGGGGAATCCTCCTCTTAGTTGAGCAACCTTGGCCGTGATGTTTGTCGGCAGCCGCCGGCAAACATCACCGCTAGGGTTGGCCGAGATTCACCGCTCAAGTACACTCGTCGCGGCCAAGCACCGCCTGCAGGCCATGCTAGGGTTGGCCGAGATTCACCGCTCAAGTACACTGCCATCCACGTCGGCAAGGACAAGGACATCGCTAGGGTTGGCCGAGATTCACCGCTCAAGTACACTCTTTCACGGCCGCAATGTGGGCCGCAGCCGGCTAGGGTTGGCCGAGATTCACCGCTCAAGTACACTTCCGCGGCAGCGCGCACCGCGCTGAGTTTCGCTAGGGTTGGCCGAGATTCACCGCTCAAGTACACTCGTCGCGGCCAAGCACCGCCTGCAGATCATGCTAGGGTTGGCCGAGATTCACCGCTCAAGTACACTCCAGCAGCAATTTGTCGGTGATGGTTTGCGGCTAGGGTTGGCCGAGATTCACCGCTCAAGTACACTAAATCGCGCAGCGAGTCCTTGAGAGTTTTGGCTAGGGTTGGCCGAGATTCACCGCTCAAGTACACTGGCATGGGCGGAGTACTCGCGCCGTTGGGCGCTAGGGTTGGCCGAGATTCACCGCTCAAGTACACTTCGCGAATCTCGTTCCCGGCGTTGGAATCCGCTAGGGTTGGCCGAGATTCACCGCTCAAGTACACTCGGCCTCGAGGAAGGCGGTGCGGAGTGAAGGCTAGGGTTGGCCGAGATTCACCGCTCAAGTACACTGCGCGGAACAAGGTCTCGATATCGTCCGTGGCTAGGGTTGGCCGAGATTCACCGCTCAAGTACACTCCAGGTCCAGGATGGCAAACTCGAACTTCTTGCTAGGGTTGGCCGAGATTCACCGCTCAAGTACACTAGGTGAAAGCCGCGATGCTTGCGGAGAACAGCTAGGGTTGGCCGAGATTCACCGCTCAAGTACACTATCACCTCCAGCGCGTCGGCAAAGGTTTGAGCTAGGGTTGGCCGAGATTCACCGCTCAAGTACACTGGCACGGGAGCGGCTACCCTGTCGATCGCTGCTAGGGTTGGCCGAGATTCACCGCTCAAGTACACTGTGACCGTAAAAACGTATTCCTCCGTTCCGGCTAGGGTTGGCCGAGATTCACCGCTCAAGTACACTCCGCAGCCAACCACCCCCAGCCGACGCTGAGCTAGGGTTGGCCGAGATTCACCGCTCAAGTACACTTCGTCCCGCGTAAGCTCCTGAGCTTACGCGGGATTCGCTTCGTTCCTGGCTCAGAAAAGCAGCATCTGGCTCTGCGGTTCCTCCGGTTTGCGCGGCTTTCTTCCATAAAAAACTTCCATTTTCCCGAACTGATGATCGGTAACCGCGATCAGCCGCACCTGGCCCAGCGGCGGGACTGCGCTCCGCACGGTCTTACGGTGAGCCTCGGCGGCTTCTTCGCTCGGCAAATAACGCGCATACACCGAGAGCTGCAGCATCATGAAGCCATCCTTGAGCAGCGCCTTGCGGAAACGCGTGTAATTGCGCCGGTCTTCCTTGTCTTCCACCGGCAGGTCAAACATTGCCATCAGCCACATGGGACGAAACGCGGACAGCGGTTGCGGCAGCATAGCTCACATCCGGAATTTCCATTGCGTTGCTTTCGCCCAGCAGGGCGCGCGCCAAACTGGTCGCCGCCTTGCCTGCGAGGTCGAACAAGCTTCTTTCTTCTCCCCCGGATTCATACCGTCGCTGGATTTCGCCGATCAGGCGCGCTTTGG encodes the following:
- the cas2 gene encoding CRISPR-associated endonuclease Cas2, which encodes MWLMAMFDLPVEDKEDRRNYTRFRKALLKDGFMMLQLSVYARYLPSEEAAEAHRKTVRSAVPPLGQVRLIAVTDHQFGKMEVFYGRKPRKPEEPQSQMLLF